One Thermofilum pendens Hrk 5 DNA segment encodes these proteins:
- a CDS encoding winged helix-turn-helix domain-containing protein, producing the protein MEKRAFLALLLLLSSLYVAGLYRSEAQPPALVVLSGSATLKSSSSSNGTHLYVLSVRVPPLSKLSEETIACVYNAGIASAKASLGVVEVRGGGDYACLTYTFDNRGLGYVEDTVSLVVVEPPRAASPPVAEVAVAVAAVAATSYLTLTESGRQKLFAALSAPVAYYVAKREDVLRSEKRVRILEYLKQNPGASMRRISRETGVSFGEVQWHLSILERLGYVQRVRIGKYTVYYPTGVPAERWLACFAERELGLKVKPGALEKALPSLEEYLAFRQIPLEALRSALGS; encoded by the coding sequence ATGGAGAAAAGAGCTTTCCTGGCGTTGCTGCTACTGCTCAGCTCTCTCTACGTCGCCGGGCTTTACCGCTCGGAGGCCCAGCCGCCCGCGCTCGTCGTCCTAAGCGGGTCGGCTACCCTTAAGAGCTCGTCTTCGAGCAACGGGACGCACCTCTACGTGCTCTCGGTGAGGGTTCCGCCCCTCTCGAAGCTGTCCGAAGAGACCATTGCGTGCGTCTACAACGCCGGGATAGCCTCCGCGAAGGCCTCTCTCGGCGTGGTGGAGGTTCGGGGCGGCGGGGACTACGCGTGCCTGACCTACACCTTCGACAATAGGGGGCTCGGCTACGTCGAGGATACAGTGTCCCTGGTAGTGGTGGAGCCTCCCCGCGCCGCATCCCCGCCCGTAGCCGAGGTAGCGGTTGCCGTGGCGGCGGTCGCCGCTACCTCTTACCTCACGCTAACCGAGAGCGGCAGGCAGAAGCTGTTCGCAGCTCTCTCAGCGCCGGTAGCCTACTACGTGGCGAAGCGCGAGGACGTGCTGAGGAGCGAGAAAAGGGTGAGGATACTGGAGTACCTGAAGCAGAACCCCGGGGCGAGTATGCGCAGGATCTCCAGGGAGACGGGCGTAAGCTTCGGGGAGGTTCAGTGGCACCTCTCCATACTCGAGCGCCTAGGCTACGTCCAGAGGGTTAGAATCGGGAAGTACACCGTGTACTACCCGACGGGGGTTCCCGCGGAGCGCTGGCTAGCCTGCTTCGCGGAGAGGGAGCTCGGGCTGAAGGTTAAGCCTGGTGCGTTAGAGAAGGCTCTTCCAAGCCTCGAAGAGTACCTTGCCTTCAGGCAGATCCCCCTGGAAGCGTTGCGGTCAGCGCTGGGCTCCTAG
- a CDS encoding alpha-glucosidase/alpha-galactosidase, whose amino-acid sequence MPKIKISVIGAGSVAWSSKLVHDLLHTPSLYGSDVYFMDINEERLRILRGLAEKYKSEVGAEYNFFYTTDRKEAVRDSDVVINTAMYGGHRYYELMREVSEKHGYYRGVNSVEWNMVSDYHTIWGYYQWKLAMDIARDVEELAPGAWLIQMANPVFELTTLISRETRVKVVGLCHGHLGYKEIAQTIGLDPARVGFEAIGFNHVIWLTKFTYDGEDAYPLIDRWVEEKAEQYWSQWRMRQVNPFDIQMSPAAVDMYRRYGLFPVGDTVRGGTWKYHSSLKTKQYWYGPTGGPDSEIGWALYTAHQEYWLATLAQAASDPRIPVSSLFPQTRTEESVVPLIESLMLDKPGEYQVNVLNGNAIEGIPSNVAVEVPARVDARGIHPKTGLRLPRKILSLVMQPRLLRAEMAIAAFLEGGRQFLIDWLMLDPRTRSEEQAEKVWEEILSLPGNEEMKRHYS is encoded by the coding sequence GTGCCGAAAATAAAAATAAGCGTTATAGGCGCAGGTAGCGTTGCGTGGAGCTCTAAGCTCGTACACGACCTCCTGCACACGCCCTCCCTGTACGGTAGCGACGTGTACTTCATGGATATAAACGAGGAGAGGCTACGCATCCTCAGGGGTCTCGCGGAGAAGTACAAGTCGGAGGTCGGGGCGGAGTACAACTTCTTCTACACGACGGACAGGAAGGAGGCTGTGAGGGACTCGGACGTCGTGATAAACACGGCGATGTACGGTGGGCACAGGTACTACGAGCTTATGCGCGAGGTTAGCGAGAAGCACGGCTACTACCGGGGCGTGAACAGCGTTGAGTGGAACATGGTGAGCGACTACCACACGATATGGGGCTACTACCAGTGGAAGCTCGCGATGGACATAGCGAGGGACGTCGAGGAGCTGGCGCCGGGCGCCTGGCTGATCCAGATGGCGAACCCCGTCTTCGAGCTTACAACACTGATTTCGCGGGAGACGAGGGTCAAGGTCGTAGGGCTGTGCCACGGGCACCTGGGCTACAAGGAGATAGCGCAGACGATAGGGCTCGACCCGGCGAGGGTGGGCTTCGAGGCTATAGGCTTCAACCACGTGATATGGCTGACGAAGTTCACCTACGACGGGGAGGACGCGTACCCGCTCATAGACAGGTGGGTAGAGGAGAAGGCGGAGCAGTACTGGTCGCAGTGGAGGATGAGGCAGGTAAACCCCTTCGACATACAGATGTCCCCTGCGGCTGTCGACATGTACAGGCGCTACGGGCTCTTCCCGGTAGGCGACACCGTCAGAGGAGGTACCTGGAAGTACCACTCGAGCCTCAAGACGAAGCAGTACTGGTACGGCCCTACGGGCGGCCCCGACAGCGAGATAGGCTGGGCTCTCTACACCGCGCACCAGGAGTACTGGCTGGCAACGCTGGCCCAGGCGGCCTCCGACCCGAGGATACCGGTCTCCTCCCTCTTCCCGCAGACCAGGACCGAGGAGAGTGTCGTCCCGCTAATCGAGAGCCTCATGCTCGACAAGCCGGGCGAGTACCAGGTCAACGTGCTCAACGGCAACGCGATAGAAGGCATACCCAGCAACGTGGCAGTCGAGGTGCCGGCCAGGGTGGACGCCCGCGGTATACACCCGAAGACCGGGCTGAGGCTACCGAGGAAGATACTCTCGCTCGTCATGCAGCCCAGGCTGCTCCGCGCGGAGATGGCGATAGCCGCCTTCCTGGAGGGCGGGAGGCAGTTCCTTATAGACTGGCTCATGCTGGACCCGAGGACGAGGAGCGAGGAGCAGGCAGAGAAGGTTTGGGAGGAGATACTATCGCTACCCGGGAACGAGGAGATGAAGAGGCACTACAGCTAG
- a CDS encoding APC family permease, which yields MAGEKGFRRSLTLLDAVSVGLGAIIGAGIFVLIGIAAGLAGPAVVLAVLVSGLSASLTALSFAELGSALPRAGGVYEYGHTLLHPAVGFLMGWMWVAGNIVLGATASQGFGYYLSALVPSVNPRVAALALVVLVTLLNALGAKLSAVVNDVFVAVKVSVLLLLVAAGAALVKPENFQPFAPKGLLPVMEASALFYFAYIGFPRISTLAEEVKDPEKNIPRAILLALAVSAALYALVAVVAVGVAGYEALASSNAPLEEVARRVGVGWVVGVGGLVATFSVVLTSVMGQSRVFYAMARNREIPDKIAEINEKLGTPVYSVLLSGTVMLVLVALFDISRLAMVTSFLVLVSHVLTNVADVKLYLDGVDPPFRSPLRPWHAVAGAFTSLLLSLSVEKTALAMGLAVIAAGALWFFAYTRAQHGGNA from the coding sequence GTGGCGGGGGAGAAGGGCTTTAGGCGCTCGCTGACGCTACTAGACGCGGTTTCCGTAGGGCTAGGCGCGATAATAGGGGCCGGTATATTCGTGCTGATAGGCATAGCGGCAGGGCTAGCGGGCCCCGCCGTGGTCTTAGCAGTCCTCGTATCCGGGCTGAGCGCGTCGCTGACCGCGCTTAGCTTCGCGGAGCTTGGCTCGGCCCTCCCGAGGGCGGGCGGGGTCTACGAGTACGGGCACACGTTGCTCCACCCGGCGGTGGGCTTCCTCATGGGGTGGATGTGGGTAGCCGGCAACATAGTGCTGGGGGCTACCGCGAGCCAGGGGTTCGGGTACTACCTTTCGGCACTGGTTCCCAGCGTTAACCCGCGGGTCGCCGCGCTCGCGCTGGTCGTGCTCGTAACGTTGCTCAACGCGCTCGGCGCGAAGCTGTCAGCGGTCGTTAACGACGTGTTCGTAGCGGTGAAGGTTTCCGTGCTACTACTCCTGGTAGCCGCGGGGGCGGCGCTCGTGAAGCCCGAGAACTTCCAGCCGTTCGCGCCGAAGGGGCTTCTCCCGGTGATGGAGGCCTCCGCCCTCTTCTACTTCGCCTACATAGGGTTCCCGCGCATATCGACGCTCGCCGAGGAGGTTAAAGACCCCGAGAAGAACATACCGAGAGCCATACTGCTAGCCCTCGCGGTATCCGCCGCGCTCTACGCGCTCGTAGCGGTGGTCGCGGTGGGGGTCGCCGGGTACGAGGCTTTAGCCTCCAGCAATGCCCCCCTCGAAGAGGTAGCGCGCAGGGTCGGCGTGGGGTGGGTGGTCGGCGTGGGAGGGCTCGTCGCGACGTTCAGCGTCGTGCTGACGTCCGTCATGGGGCAGTCCAGGGTTTTCTACGCGATGGCGAGGAACAGGGAGATCCCAGACAAGATAGCCGAGATAAACGAGAAGCTCGGGACGCCGGTTTACTCAGTGCTACTCTCCGGGACCGTGATGCTAGTACTCGTAGCCCTCTTCGACATCTCCCGGCTGGCGATGGTTACAAGCTTCCTGGTGCTCGTCTCCCACGTACTCACGAACGTGGCGGACGTGAAGCTCTACCTGGACGGGGTAGACCCGCCCTTCAGGTCGCCCCTAAGGCCCTGGCACGCGGTTGCCGGCGCCTTCACGAGCCTTCTGCTCAGCCTGAGCGTCGAGAAGACTGCGCTCGCTATGGGGCTAGCCGTGATAGCAGCGGGGGCTCTGTGGTTCTTCGCGTACACCCGCGCGCAACACGGCGGTAATGCTTAA
- a CDS encoding MDR/zinc-dependent alcohol dehydrogenase-like family protein, with translation MKAALLYGPGDLRVEDVPLPEKPEGWALVKTLAVGICGTDKAFYKGTYPLFKKPLIPGHEVSGVVVEGPEELVGRLVVSEINFPCWRCEYCRSGLYTHCPYKKTLGIDFDGGLAEYFVAPATALHAAEGLDPVVATEVEPLAALLNALRLKPPAPGDSVAVVGTGNLAVMLVQVLKDAGFRPVVVSRAGSSKAEILRSLDVEVVTAEQASRLGGESGDGVGFDVVFEVSGDPSALNLAVDLVKPRGTVHLKSTPGNPGSVNLTKAVVKEVAVIGSRCGTFREFREAIRLLREGRVRPVITSVYGGLEKAREAFERSFRPGEVKVVVKP, from the coding sequence GTGAAGGCCGCGTTACTCTACGGTCCGGGAGACCTGAGGGTCGAGGACGTACCGCTCCCAGAGAAGCCGGAGGGATGGGCACTCGTAAAGACCCTCGCGGTCGGTATCTGCGGGACGGACAAGGCGTTCTACAAAGGCACGTACCCGCTCTTCAAGAAGCCCCTCATCCCCGGGCACGAGGTCTCGGGGGTCGTCGTGGAGGGGCCGGAGGAACTCGTGGGCAGGCTCGTGGTCTCCGAGATCAATTTCCCGTGCTGGAGGTGCGAGTACTGCAGGTCGGGCCTCTACACTCACTGCCCCTACAAGAAGACTCTCGGCATAGACTTCGATGGGGGCCTCGCCGAGTACTTCGTCGCCCCTGCAACCGCGCTTCACGCCGCCGAGGGCTTAGACCCCGTAGTCGCCACCGAGGTCGAGCCCCTAGCGGCCTTGCTCAACGCGCTGAGGCTCAAGCCGCCCGCCCCGGGCGACAGCGTAGCCGTGGTGGGAACCGGGAACCTCGCCGTGATGCTCGTCCAGGTGCTCAAGGACGCGGGCTTCAGGCCCGTCGTCGTCTCGCGGGCTGGTAGCTCCAAGGCAGAGATACTCAGGAGCCTAGACGTTGAGGTGGTGACGGCAGAGCAGGCGTCCAGGCTGGGCGGCGAGTCCGGGGACGGCGTCGGGTTCGACGTGGTGTTCGAGGTCTCCGGGGACCCCTCAGCGCTTAACCTCGCGGTCGACCTCGTAAAGCCGAGGGGCACTGTTCACTTAAAGTCGACGCCCGGCAACCCTGGGAGCGTTAACCTCACCAAGGCCGTAGTCAAGGAGGTCGCCGTCATCGGCTCCAGGTGCGGTACCTTCAGGGAGTTCCGCGAAGCCATAAGGCTGTTGAGAGAGGGGAGGGTGAGGCCCGTGATTACCAGCGTCTACGGCGGGTTGGAGAAGGCGAGGGAAGCCTTCGAGAGGTCGTTCAGGCCCGGAGAGGTAAAGGTCGTAGTCAAGCCATAG
- a CDS encoding DHHA1 domain-containing protein yields MAGVILAHGDSDGVTAAAIAKSVYRDAEVFFTHPVGLAKDLEEFARGRSPVIILDVAVDEAGAPRLAEVLRSLGAEVVYVDHHPGGEALEKIRVPGVRVVHEEGPCAAELAYRFFKPPREMSRVALYGAIGDHALGTAWVAEALEEWDLKTLFFDAGVLVLALEALGRDYESKRRVVDLLAGGGVPSREKSLVELAARQSLLNEELRVRVREKALVVGQVAYVMDPGGSLGTAAFYARVERGVKVGVAVERRGETCVMSLRSTGGVDLNALLRRIAPRHGGHGGGHRQAAGARIPCGELEKFLAELAASLDR; encoded by the coding sequence GTGGCGGGCGTTATACTTGCGCACGGCGACTCCGACGGCGTGACGGCGGCCGCCATAGCGAAGAGCGTTTACAGGGACGCAGAGGTCTTCTTCACGCACCCGGTGGGGCTCGCGAAGGACCTGGAGGAGTTCGCCCGGGGCAGGAGCCCCGTGATCATACTCGACGTCGCCGTCGACGAGGCCGGCGCGCCGAGGCTAGCGGAGGTTCTCCGCTCGCTGGGCGCAGAGGTCGTCTACGTAGACCACCACCCGGGTGGAGAGGCGCTGGAGAAGATACGCGTACCCGGCGTGAGGGTCGTCCACGAGGAGGGGCCCTGCGCGGCGGAGCTTGCCTACAGGTTCTTCAAGCCTCCCAGAGAGATGAGCAGGGTGGCGCTCTACGGCGCTATAGGCGACCACGCCCTGGGAACCGCGTGGGTCGCGGAGGCTCTCGAGGAGTGGGACTTGAAGACGCTCTTCTTCGACGCCGGCGTGCTCGTGCTGGCTCTCGAGGCTCTGGGGAGGGACTACGAGTCGAAGAGGAGGGTCGTGGACCTCCTGGCGGGCGGCGGCGTGCCGTCGCGGGAGAAGAGCCTCGTAGAGCTCGCGGCGAGGCAGAGCCTGCTCAACGAGGAGCTCAGGGTCAGGGTTCGTGAGAAGGCTCTGGTCGTTGGGCAGGTAGCCTACGTCATGGACCCTGGCGGGAGCCTGGGCACCGCGGCCTTCTACGCGAGGGTGGAGAGAGGCGTGAAGGTAGGCGTAGCCGTAGAGCGCAGAGGGGAAACGTGCGTGATGAGCCTTAGGTCTACCGGCGGAGTGGACCTCAACGCCCTGCTGAGAAGGATAGCCCCGAGGCACGGTGGGCACGGGGGAGGACACAGACAGGCGGCCGGCGCCAGGATCCCGTGCGGCGAGCTCGAGAAGTTCTTGGCGGAGCTTGCGGCCAGCCTCGACCGTTAA
- a CDS encoding NifB/NifX family molybdenum-iron cluster-binding protein, which translates to MRVLVPAVPSGGKYLVSPHFGRAPFFAVVVVEGGSAKLERVERNPVAPTVEEGRGHAVLGFVLSLRPDAVVVKDIGAGAFYRLREAGVEVYAVDRHVEVVEAASMLARGELRRLEAPTESHG; encoded by the coding sequence GTGAGGGTACTGGTTCCAGCTGTTCCGAGCGGTGGGAAGTACTTAGTGTCGCCGCACTTCGGCAGGGCGCCATTCTTCGCGGTAGTCGTAGTCGAGGGTGGTTCCGCGAAGCTTGAGAGGGTGGAGAGGAATCCGGTCGCCCCGACCGTAGAGGAGGGGAGGGGGCACGCGGTCCTGGGGTTCGTCCTCTCTTTGAGGCCGGACGCGGTCGTAGTCAAGGATATAGGGGCGGGGGCTTTCTACAGGCTCCGGGAGGCCGGCGTGGAGGTCTACGCCGTTGACAGACACGTGGAGGTCGTCGAAGCGGCCTCGATGCTTGCGAGGGGCGAGCTGAGGCGGCTGGAGGCGCCCACGGAGAGCCACGGGTGA
- a CDS encoding thioesterase family protein — translation MVVEGEAFSRTYTVQREHLARHISLGDTGILSTPNLVAFMEEASRVFLDEKLGKDYTTVGVRIDVHHVAPALLGSQVEVRGRILRSDGRRVTLWIEAWSGKTLIGYAVHERAVVKREEYLERIRSMLSSRAGG, via the coding sequence ATGGTGGTGGAGGGCGAGGCGTTCTCCAGGACTTACACCGTTCAGCGGGAGCACCTCGCTAGGCACATATCGCTGGGGGACACCGGGATACTCTCGACGCCGAACCTCGTGGCCTTCATGGAGGAGGCTAGCAGGGTGTTCCTCGACGAGAAACTCGGGAAGGACTACACGACTGTCGGTGTGAGGATAGACGTGCACCACGTAGCGCCGGCGCTGCTAGGCTCCCAGGTGGAGGTCAGAGGGAGGATCTTGAGGAGCGACGGGAGGAGGGTGACCCTGTGGATAGAGGCGTGGAGCGGGAAGACGCTGATAGGTTACGCGGTGCACGAGAGGGCCGTGGTTAAGAGGGAGGAGTACCTGGAGAGGATAAGGAGCATGCTGTCCAGCCGGGCGGGCGGCTGA
- a CDS encoding CPBP family glutamic-type intramembrane protease, which yields MRAAYSYVYALLPALLWPLAFLAFREVFVQAMLGATLVLAISTVAFRRGALRLGAGAREVALGLLAAIPLYLVFVAGKHFLAALGYFYAVEQVYSMVRESARRDLLLATALCAIGASEEVYWRGGLLSFLVERFGSTRAALAVMVSYYTLVHVYTLNPALMLGALVVGAYTGLVATRLGLAAAVSTHVAWLYLVILLFPLG from the coding sequence GTGCGGGCCGCGTATAGCTACGTTTACGCGCTCCTACCGGCGCTACTCTGGCCCCTAGCGTTCCTCGCGTTCAGGGAGGTGTTCGTGCAGGCAATGCTTGGGGCAACGCTGGTTCTAGCAATCTCGACCGTAGCCTTTAGGCGCGGAGCCCTGAGGCTGGGCGCCGGCGCACGGGAAGTCGCGCTGGGATTGCTCGCGGCTATCCCGCTCTACCTCGTCTTCGTTGCTGGGAAGCATTTCCTCGCGGCGCTCGGGTACTTCTACGCAGTCGAGCAGGTATACTCTATGGTGCGGGAATCCGCCCGCAGAGACCTGCTCCTCGCAACCGCGCTCTGCGCGATAGGGGCTTCCGAGGAGGTCTACTGGAGGGGCGGGCTCCTCTCCTTTCTCGTGGAGCGCTTCGGCTCTACCCGCGCAGCACTAGCGGTGATGGTGTCGTACTACACTCTAGTACACGTGTACACGCTCAACCCGGCGCTCATGCTCGGAGCGCTAGTAGTCGGCGCCTACACGGGGCTCGTTGCAACGAGGCTCGGGCTCGCGGCCGCAGTTTCTACGCACGTAGCGTGGCTCTACTTGGTGATCCTGCTCTTCCCCCTCGGCTAA
- a CDS encoding DUF3267 domain-containing protein: MQGERCYVSVKESLAAVAGFALLLFYVAVLLLGSFTPPADLVVFALGVLATLALHEGIHVAVAYAFGARGISVKPFRASWILVGVYVSTKTSLRRDEWLVVALAPLLVLTPAALVAAKTLEGLARETAEFIVVFNTMGAGGDLFLALAVLLSAKRDALIHDEGERVVFEGSCSRVAALTSIGKAVLAFSATFCCLWLGVLALCAFLRLDVEALGVRLIETEKAAGYAARLTNAGLATFLAVALIAALLVGLAEYKKLGRMGEASAKAGEKKDNFSATASS; encoded by the coding sequence GTGCAGGGAGAGAGGTGCTACGTGTCCGTCAAGGAGAGCCTCGCCGCCGTGGCTGGGTTCGCGCTCCTACTCTTCTACGTAGCGGTCCTCCTCTTGGGAAGCTTCACTCCTCCAGCCGACCTTGTAGTATTCGCGCTAGGCGTGCTCGCCACGCTTGCTCTCCACGAGGGGATACACGTCGCCGTTGCCTACGCGTTCGGCGCCCGTGGGATAAGCGTGAAGCCCTTCCGGGCAAGCTGGATCCTCGTAGGGGTCTACGTATCGACCAAGACCAGTCTACGCAGGGACGAGTGGCTCGTAGTGGCTCTAGCACCGCTACTCGTGCTAACGCCCGCCGCCCTCGTAGCGGCTAAGACGCTGGAAGGGCTTGCGAGGGAAACTGCCGAGTTCATAGTTGTCTTCAACACTATGGGGGCTGGGGGAGACCTCTTCCTCGCCCTAGCCGTCCTCCTCTCCGCAAAAAGGGACGCCCTCATCCACGACGAGGGGGAAAGAGTGGTGTTCGAGGGGTCTTGCTCCAGGGTCGCGGCGCTGACCTCCATTGGCAAGGCTGTGCTCGCCTTTTCTGCAACCTTTTGCTGTCTCTGGCTCGGCGTCCTAGCTTTGTGCGCCTTCCTGCGGCTCGACGTCGAGGCTCTGGGAGTAAGGCTCATCGAGACGGAGAAAGCGGCGGGGTACGCCGCGAGGTTGACGAATGCGGGTCTCGCGACATTCCTGGCGGTAGCGCTGATAGCCGCGCTCCTCGTTGGGCTGGCGGAGTACAAGAAGCTGGGGAGGATGGGCGAGGCTTCGGCTAAGGCTGGAGAGAAAAAGGATAATTTTTCGGCTACCGCTTCCTCCTGA
- a CDS encoding DUF2341 domain-containing protein has translation MRKTVLALSIAMLALAGAYAAVTIINLTEWHVQATQPPVKKLAAYGVKRTAAYAQAENGLNVTYVEVTAPLGCRVIFDPALVLSASTNLPAKLYAESVTGNYAFQLSVNVSLGGTQQVQVVSGSITQSAGAPVSVQGSANFRLEVLVGSGAPLGSEVARLYTWLYFNASTSKARQKIVWVFKTMSWLYCGWLYRKGHDIVGSTAGAVSGYQVRLRVCSGSGTDSGDTVYLNGKGRADFGDLRFSYLQPDGREVAIPYWVESVSGGCATVWVKVPSIPASPGTARIYVYYGNPSATSESNGAATFIYFNDFSSAIGFTSFPYDKGADGWGDVDGSDSSGWQLFQGALKHRVTVDASHMYALTDVQNGNVAVCVLINLGKLEEIEEAGVAARHSVDANGYIRQYYARLIYAPSLIDSLTFRPRVNVELVKSTGLPSEVEPVHVYYSLQANTWYKLEMRLYGGHITVYVDDSKVIDWTDSSPITSGSRLGLFSAYNKNVDHLYDNFYVRNYVEPEPSHGQWLPEETDP, from the coding sequence ATGAGGAAAACCGTTCTAGCCCTCTCGATAGCCATGCTCGCGCTGGCAGGCGCCTACGCCGCCGTCACGATAATCAACCTGACGGAGTGGCACGTCCAGGCGACCCAGCCCCCCGTCAAGAAGCTAGCCGCTTACGGAGTCAAGAGAACCGCCGCGTACGCGCAAGCGGAGAACGGCTTAAACGTGACGTACGTCGAGGTGACTGCGCCGCTCGGTTGCAGGGTCATTTTCGACCCAGCACTAGTCCTGTCCGCTTCAACCAATCTACCCGCGAAACTATATGCGGAGTCCGTAACCGGTAACTACGCGTTTCAGCTATCGGTAAACGTAAGCCTCGGCGGCACGCAACAAGTACAGGTAGTAAGCGGGTCGATAACGCAGAGTGCCGGCGCGCCTGTAAGCGTGCAGGGAAGCGCGAACTTCAGGCTAGAAGTCCTCGTGGGCTCTGGAGCACCTCTGGGCTCGGAAGTCGCCAGGCTCTACACGTGGCTTTACTTCAATGCAAGCACGTCCAAGGCTAGGCAGAAGATAGTCTGGGTATTCAAAACAATGAGCTGGCTCTACTGCGGCTGGCTGTATAGGAAGGGCCACGACATTGTTGGCTCTACTGCGGGGGCTGTTTCCGGCTACCAGGTGAGGCTCAGGGTGTGTAGTGGTAGCGGGACTGACTCGGGGGATACTGTCTACTTGAACGGGAAGGGGAGGGCGGACTTCGGGGACCTCAGGTTCTCGTACCTCCAGCCCGACGGGAGAGAGGTAGCTATACCGTACTGGGTGGAGAGCGTTAGCGGCGGCTGCGCCACCGTATGGGTGAAGGTGCCGAGCATACCTGCCAGCCCCGGGACAGCCAGGATATACGTCTACTACGGAAACCCCTCTGCTACTAGCGAGAGCAACGGAGCGGCGACGTTCATCTACTTCAACGACTTCTCGAGCGCCATAGGTTTCACGAGCTTCCCATACGACAAGGGGGCGGACGGCTGGGGCGACGTGGACGGTAGCGACTCTTCTGGCTGGCAGCTCTTCCAGGGGGCTCTCAAGCACCGCGTGACTGTTGACGCTAGCCACATGTACGCGTTGACGGACGTCCAGAATGGTAACGTGGCTGTATGTGTCCTCATAAACCTCGGGAAGCTCGAGGAGATAGAGGAGGCGGGAGTAGCGGCTAGGCACAGTGTCGACGCCAACGGCTACATAAGGCAGTACTACGCTAGGCTCATATACGCGCCGAGCCTGATCGACTCGTTAACGTTTAGGCCAAGAGTTAACGTGGAGCTCGTTAAGAGTACTGGTCTGCCGAGCGAGGTAGAGCCCGTGCACGTCTATTACAGCTTGCAGGCTAATACTTGGTACAAGCTTGAGATGAGGCTGTACGGTGGGCACATAACAGTGTACGTGGACGACTCTAAGGTTATCGACTGGACCGACTCAAGCCCGATAACCTCCGGCTCCAGGCTAGGCCTCTTCAGCGCGTACAACAAGAACGTCGACCACCTATATGACAACTTCTACGTCCGCAACTACGTAGAGCCAGAGCCAAGCCACGGGCAGTGGCTCCCGGAGGAGACGGATCCTTAA
- a CDS encoding S1C family serine protease, translated as MVGLAEDLQERVIRAYEKVRDSVVSVTAVKVLDFLFVREPVSGLGSGVAVSEDGLVATNAHVVEGFEEISVTTPGGDHVRAEVVDVDPHYDIAFLRVERARLKPAELGDSDSLRVGQFVVAVGNPFGQLLGGPSLTFGVVSGLGRSLRAEGKIYENLIQTDAPVNPGNSGGPLVDLEGRVVGITTAMIPFAQGIGFAIPINEVKYALAQLEKYGRILRPWIGVYGLDVNPAIAYQLGLPRAAGVLVLRVVPGSPAARAGVKPGAVILKLDGSEVKGTGDLVSKLRQKEVGEKAVLEVFYAGTLRRLQVTVEEAP; from the coding sequence GTGGTTGGCTTGGCGGAAGACCTCCAGGAAAGGGTTATCAGAGCCTACGAGAAGGTTAGGGACAGCGTTGTAAGCGTAACGGCGGTAAAGGTCCTGGACTTCCTCTTCGTACGCGAACCAGTCTCGGGGCTAGGGTCCGGCGTAGCGGTAAGCGAGGACGGCTTGGTGGCTACGAATGCCCACGTCGTCGAGGGCTTCGAGGAGATCTCCGTGACGACTCCAGGTGGGGACCACGTAAGAGCGGAGGTCGTAGACGTGGATCCGCACTACGACATAGCGTTTCTTCGAGTAGAGAGGGCGAGGCTTAAGCCAGCCGAGCTGGGCGACTCCGACAGCTTGAGGGTCGGGCAGTTCGTTGTAGCTGTGGGAAACCCCTTCGGCCAGCTCCTCGGAGGTCCCAGCCTGACGTTCGGCGTTGTGAGCGGGCTCGGGAGAAGCCTGAGGGCCGAGGGAAAAATATACGAGAACCTCATACAGACGGACGCGCCGGTAAACCCCGGGAACAGCGGAGGCCCCCTCGTCGACCTCGAAGGGAGGGTCGTGGGGATAACGACCGCTATGATACCGTTCGCCCAAGGCATAGGGTTCGCCATACCCATAAACGAGGTGAAGTACGCCCTGGCCCAGCTTGAAAAGTACGGCAGGATTCTCAGACCGTGGATAGGCGTCTACGGGCTAGACGTGAACCCGGCGATAGCCTACCAGCTAGGGTTGCCGAGAGCGGCCGGAGTGCTCGTACTAAGGGTTGTCCCCGGGAGCCCCGCCGCCAGGGCTGGCGTAAAGCCCGGGGCAGTCATACTGAAGCTGGACGGCTCGGAGGTCAAAGGCACGGGAGACCTCGTGTCTAAGCTCAGGCAGAAGGAGGTAGGGGAAAAAGCGGTCCTAGAAGTCTTCTACGCGGGTACGCTCCGCAGGCTCCAAGTAACGGTAGAGGAAGCACCGTAG